GCGCTCCTAATAAAACCATATTGAAAGCCCCATGGCACGCAACCGGGTTGTCCAACTCCGCTACTGCTGTAACCGATTTCCCCATCCTGTGAAAATATCTTTATTTTATAGTTTACTACATTGTTTTTTGTTTTTCAATACGCTCTTACTGGCATCTCCGGATATTGAGCCTACGCCTAAGCAACTATAAAACCAAATCGCGTTATAGTTTTATTTTTTTGTTTACAAAATCGCAAAATAGTATTATAATTAATGTCACAAAATCTTATATGAATACTCGGGATAAAATAAAGGAGGTGAAATAATTGCGAGAGAAGATGAGGTTAATATTGCCTGTACTTGTGCTGTTTATTATTTTAGCAATTGATTATTTTTTGCCCAACACACAAGGTTTTACGAAACCTAAAGAATATCCTTTATTTTTATTATTTTTAATTGTCGTCTATCTTTTTTTAATGGTATTTTCTTTTAAAATAGCAAAAGTAAAAGACGAACTTCATAGGCTATCACCGCTATTATGTGTGGCATTTTCTATTATGGGTATATGGGATATTGTAACATCTAAATACAATTTATTACCCCTTCCATATTTCCCCGGGCCTGAAAAGGTATTTGGCGATCTTTTTTCTGACTGGAAATTGCTACTTATAAGTGCCCTTTACTCCTTAAGGCTTCTATTTATTGGCTACATAATAGGGGTACTATTAGGATTTATATCCGGTGTACTAATGGGATGGAGTAAAAAGTGCTATTACTGGTTAGGACCTTTATTGAAAATAATTGGCCCGATACCGGCGACAGCATGGATTCCCATATCAATGGCACTTTTTCCTACAAGCTTCATGGCAAGTGTGTTTATTATAGTACTGGCGGTATGGTTTCCAGTTACTGTGATGACCAGCTCCGGTATTGCCAATGTACCTGCTTCTTATTTCGAGGTTGCAAAGACATTGGGAGCAGATGAGAAGTACTTAATCTTTAACGTGGCAATACCAGCATCACTTCCAACGATCTTTATTGGACTCTTTATGGGACTTGGTATGGCGTTTTTGACATTAATTGTTTCGGAGATGCTTGGAGTTAAAGCAGGTCTCGGGTGGTATATAAATTGGGCACAAGGATGGGCAGAATATAGCAAGGTATATGCAAGTCTTTTTGTCATAGCCCTTATATTCTCGACCCTTATAACTGCCTTATTCAAATTACGAGATAAAATTCTAAGCTGGCAAAGGGGGTTAATTAGATGGTAGAAAATTACAACACTTATGAAAAAGGAGTATTATCTGAGGGTGAGATCAAAATCGTAGGCGTAAGTAAATCCTTTGCCAGTCCAGACGGCAAAAGAGTAATAGCACTTAACGGCATTGACCTCACCATCAAACCCGGTGAGTTTGTCTCCATTGTTGGCCCCAGTGGATGTGGGAAATCCACTCTTTTAAGGCTGATAGCAGGACTTGATACCCCGAACGATGGTGAAATATACCTTGATGGAGAAAAAATAAAAGGACCTCACTATGAAAGGGGTCTCGTTTTTCAAGATCCGACACTTTACCCATGGCTTAACGTGTATCAAAATGTTGCCTTGGGATTAAAAGCTCGGAAATTATTCAAAAATAGAAAAGAAGAAGTCCAAGATTATATAAACCTCGTTGGACTTCAAGGTTTTGAAAAAACATATCCTCATCAACTGTCAGGTGGTATGGCACAGAGGACAGCTCTTGCAAGAGCCCTTGTAAATCACCCTAAGGTTTTGATGCTGGATGAACCTTTTGGAGCACTGGATGCTTTTACAAGGGTAAAAATGCAGGATGAGCTCATGAGAATATGGAACAAAAGAAAGACTACCATGGTTCTTGTTACCCATGATATAGAAGAAGCCATTTACTTAAGCGACCGCATTGTCGTTATGACGCCTAGGCCCGGAAGCATAAAGGACGTAATAATTGTCGATCTGAAAAGGCCAAGAGCTCGGAATAATGAAAGTTTCTTTAGGTTAAAAACCAGAATAATTGAAATAATGAATTTTATAAAAGAGGATTAAGGGAGATAAAGGATAATAGAAGGAGGATGATTTTTATATGAAAAAACCTGTATTAATATTAATGGCTTTAGTATTACTTTTATCGGTTGTTATTGCAGGATGCTCAAACAAGACAGCCGAAGTTTCTAGCAATAAATTAGCACATGTGAGGATAGGGCATTATGGGGGAACTTGTGATGCACCTACATATGTCGCATATGAAAAAGGATTTTTTAAGAAAAATGGGCTGGATGTGGAGCTCGTAAAAGTTGACTTTAATACCCTTAAAGATGGAATAGGAACAGGCAAAATTGATGCTGTCAATGCTTCACCAGGATTATTTAAACCTATAGAACAGGGTCTAAACATAAAGATCACAAATGGCATTCACACAGGATGCATACAGGGTGTCGTGCCTGTCAATTCTCCTATAAAATCCATTAAGGATTTAAAAGGCAAGACCATAGGGGTAGATGCAATCGGTGGAGTACCGATGGTATTATTATCAGCAGAGTTAAATAAATATGGAATTGACCCCAAAAAAGATGTAACATGGAAGGTGTACCCAGATGCCCAGCTGCAGCAGGCTATGGAAAAGGGAGAAATTGATGCGTTTGTGGCCTGGGATCCCTTTGGGGAACAGACAATAGAAGCGGGAAAAGGGCGCAACATTTTCGGAAATAACCATAATGATCAATATTGCTGCTTTGTAGGCATCAATGGCAAGGTTTTAAAAGAAAACCCAGATATAGCAAAGGCGATAACTAAATCATATGCAGAGGCAGACAAATGGATTGAGCAACATCCAGATGAAACCGCTAAACTGGAAGCTGATAAAAAATATGTACCTGGTGATGTTGAACTTAATGCAAAGCTTCTAAAAAGCTATGAATTTATATCAGACAAAAACAGAGCAAAAAAGAGCTTCAAAACACTGGTGACTTATATAAAGCAACAGAAAATACTTGATCCTACAACAGACATTAATACCTTTGTTAATAATGTTTTTGTTGACATAAAATAAGCGTAGTACCTGCCATATTTGCTCCGAAATCATCCAACACATAAAAAAGCCGCAGAAGAACTTTTAATCCTTCTGCGGCTTTTTTATATCACCCGCGCTTTTTAATCTCCAACGCCTTTAAAGCTTCTTCCACTATATCTTCAGGCGTAAGATGGTACAGCTTCAATAGCTCATCGGGCTTGCCAGACTGCCCAAATACATCCTTTATCCCTACCCGCCTTACGGGAACCGGTACCCTCTCGCTGACTACCTCGCATACCGCTGAACCTAATCCTCCTATCACGCTGTGCTCCTCTGCTGTCACTATCGCTCCTGTCTCCCACGCCGCTTTCACTATCAGCTCCTGGTCTATGGGCTTTATGGTGTGTATGTCTATCACCCTCGCGCTTACCCCTTTCTTCTTTAACTCTTCATGGGCTTCCAGCGCCGCTGCCACCATTATCCCCGTCGCTACTATGGTCACGTCGCTTCCTTCTCTTAGCTCTATCCCTTTGCCTATCTCAAACCTGTAGCTTTTATCATCGTATATCACAGGCACTCCCATCCTGCCCAGCCTGATGTACACAGGGCCTTTGTACTCGCACGCCGCTTTTACCGCAGCCCTCGCCTCTACATCGTCCGCTGGGTTTATAACCACCATTCCCGGTATCGACCTCATTATCGCTATGTCCTCTACAGACTGGTGGGTCGCCCCATCCTCTCCCACCGTTATGCCTGCATGGGTCGCTGCTATCTTTACGTTTAACCTGGGATAGGCTATGGAGTTCCTTATCTGCTCAAAGGCCCTCCCTGTGGCAAATATCGCAAAGGAGCTGGCATAGGGTATCTTGCCGCATGTGGCCAGTCCCGCTGCCGTACCTATTAGGTCTTGCTCTGATATGCCCATGTTGAAAAACCTATCGGGATATTTTTTTGCAAACTCTGCCGTCTTGGTGGATTTTGATAGGTCTGCATCTAGTACCACTACGTCTTTGTTGATCTCTCCTAGCTCTACCAGCGCTTTGCCGTAGGATTCTCTTGTCGCTATCTTCTCGCTCATCTCAATCCCCCAATTCTGTTAGTGCTTTTTTCATCTGCTCTTCGTTGGGTGCGCTCCCGTGCCATCCTACCTGGTTCTCCATGAAGGATACTCCCTTACCTTTTACGGTATGGGCTATAGCCGCTTCCCATACCATGCCTTCCTGTATCTCTCCGTCTCCGGCACTACCGCTCTGCGCATATCGCACATACACATACACAAAAAAAGCACGTTTAAATGCTTTATCCGTTCAAACGTGCTTTTTGAGACGCAATCATTCATAATATTTAACTGAAATATTTCTCCAAATCTTCCGGTTTTTCTATGTCAAATATGTCATCCGTTATTCTTTCTAAAACTTCACTGTCAGCACTTTTTATTAACTCCTCGTATTTCTTCGGAAGTTCTTTGAACTTTTTATTGAGCAACTTTAACACCATTTCCGCTTTGCCTTTCTCTACACCTTTCTCCATAATCATCTTATACGCCGACAGCTCTTCCAGATTAAGCATCTTCTCCACCTCCTCGAAAACCTTCTTTATGATTTCCCGATTATACACTATACTCGAAAGCAACTCCGCTCTAAACGCTATAGACCTCTTTCTGTCCACGTCCACAGGTGCATCTTTTATTAAGTCCACGCACATCTTGAGATACTTCTCTCCTGCTTCAGCCCTTTTCCTTCTGTCAACTATCGGCAAAACTGAATACAAATCAAAGTAGTTCGTCTCCGCTATATCCGAAAACCTAATTTCACCTATGTCTATTATCCTATATCTGTAATCGAGTTTGTTATCTCCTATCATATAGTTAATCTCGTTGTCCATTTTTGCTTTGTCCTTGCCTATATACAGCACCATCTGATACGGCTTGAGTTTGTGCTTCTCCATTATTTCCAAGGCATATCGCAGCATCCTGTACGGCATTGTTCTGTCGTTTTCGGACTGAAACTCTATATGAACGGCAATCTCTCCCGTATCTGTATCGCACTTAAACACCATATCGCTGTCTCTGCGTTCCACTTTAACAAACTCTATATTAAGTTCTTCCAGTTTCTTGAAGCCGATACCCGTTAAGTATACGATTATGTCGTCCGCTATATCTGAAAATATGCTCTTTAGAGTCAAATCGTACGTCTGAGGCATTCTATCCCCCTTTTCTTCTCCATCCTACATATTTATTATACCACAACAGACTGTCATATTAATATTCCTTCATGCGCTTACTATATGGACATGCAGTCCATAATTTAATCCCACCATTCTCTTGTACTGGCCCCCGGTTATTTGGACTTAAACGACTAATACTCCTCGGGCTCACATTATTTCTTAAAAAAACTTGCTCGGCGTCATATATCCTAGCGATTGACGTGGCTTTATCCAGTTGTATTCTATCATAAGTTTATCAAGCTCTCTGAAAAACGAGCCATAACCATCAAACTCATGCAACTCGACAAATTCCTCTTTCAATGTCCTGAAAAATCTCTCTATGTTCGGATTTCTCTCCGGTGATCTTACGGGTATTCGCTCGTGTAATACGCCATGGTCTCTACAGAACTCTCCAAACTCCTTGGACTTAAATTGAGAACCTATATCTGTTCGTATAGTAAGATTACCTCGAATACCTCTCGTAATCATGGATTTTAAAACTGTTTTTACAACCTCTCGGCCTGTTACGATAAAACCTGCTTTATACCCCACTATCTCGAGAGCATATGTATCTATACTATAATCCCTAGTACAAATACTACCCTTGGAAACAAGGTTAAGTATGTGATATCCATCTGCCAGTGATTATTTGGTGCATTCACTATAACCTTTTTGAAAGCTATCATAGGCAGGAGAAGGTCCATTTCTTCACATAGCCTGTAAACCTTCTTCTTGGCAAAAGAGCCGTTAGCTTCTTGTACCCATACCGAAAGAACGTACTCTTTGGAATCCCCGCAATTTTAAGAAGAAAGTCCAGATTTAAGTTTTATCAAGGGTACTCTTTGATATGCCATATTTTCTACATACGGCGATTTTAGTGGCAGAAGAGCTTTCAGCCTCTGCCAATATAGCGAGTTTTGCTTCGAGGGCAAAGTTTTTGTGTGCTGCCATTGCTTTTCAACCTCCCTCAAGAGAAATTTTATCATGTTGTGCGTTTTAGTCCAATTCTCTTGAGGGGCCAATAAGAAAAGTACTATACTTCGGGCTCAAAAAAAGCAGAAATATGCATAAAGAATAGACAAAAGCTTGATGAACCACATGGACATCAATGTCCTTATGCGTGCTTAACACTTGCGTGTCTTATATTTGTCCGCATTTTTCTCGCTGATTTCTGCCCAATTGTGATACGTCTTGCAGTACCTGCCATATTTGCTCCGAAATCATCCAACACATAAAAAAGCCACAGAAGAACTTTTAATCCTTCTGCGGCTTTTTTATATCACCCGCGCTTTTTAATCTCCAACACCTTTAAAGCTTCTTCTACTATGTCTTCAGGCGTCAAATGATATAGCTTCAAAAGCTCATCGGGCTTGCCAGACCGCCCAAATACGTCCTTTATCCCTACCAGCCTTACGGGAACAGGTACTCTTTCACTGACTACCTCGCATACCGCTGAACCTAATCCCCCTATCACGCTGTGCTCCTCTGCTGTCACTATCGCTCCTGTCTCCCACGCCGCTTTCACTATCAGCTCCTGGTCTATGGGCTTTATCGTGTGTATGTCTATCACCCTCGCGCTTACCCCTTTCTTCTTTAACTCTTCATGGGCTTCCAGCGCCGCTGCCACCATTATCCCCGTCGCTACTATGGTCACGTCGCTTCCTTCTCTTAGCTCTATCCCTTTGCCTATCTCAAACCTGTAGCTTTTATCATCGTATATCACAGGCACTCCCATCCTGCCCAGCCTGATGTACACAGGGCCTTTGTACTCGCACGCCGCTTTTACCGCAGCCCTCGCCTCTACATCGTCCGCTGGGTTTATAACCACCATTCCCGGTATCGACCTCATTATCGCTATGTCCTCTACTGACTGGTGGGTCGCTCCATCCTCTCCCACCGTTATGCCTGCATGGGTCGCTGCTATCTTTACGTTTAACCTGGGGTAGGCTATGGAGTTCCTTATCTGCTCAAAGGCCCTCCCTGTGGCAAATATCGCAAAGGAGCTGGCATAGGGTATCTTCCCACATGTGGCCAGGCCAGCTGCTGTACCTATGAGGTCCTGCTCTGATATGCCCATGTTGAAAAACCTATCGGGATATTTTTTCGCAAACTCTGCCGTCTTGGTGGATTTTGATAGGTCTGCATCCAGTACCACTACGTCTTTGTTGATCTCTCCTAGCTCTACCAGCGCTTTGCCGTAGGATTCTCTCGTCGCTATCTTCTCGCTCATCTCAATCCCCCAATTCTGTTAGTGCTTTTTTCATCTGCTCTTCGTTGGGTGCGCTCCCGTGCCATCCTACCTGGTTCTCCATGAAGGATACTCCCTTACCTTTTACGGTATGGGCTATCACCATGGTAGGTTTGCCCTTGGTCGCTTTCGCTTTCTCTACCGCGCTTTTTATTTGATCGTAGTCGTGTCCGTCTATCTCCAATACGTTCCACCCAAAGGCCTTCCACTTGTCTGCCACAGGCTTTATGGCCATGACTTGGTCGTTGGCACCGTCTATCTGCAGCTGATTGTAGTCTAAAAATGCCGTGAGGTTGTCCAGCCTGTAGTGGGCTGCGCTCATAGCCGCTTCCCACACCATGCCTTCCTGTATCTCTCCGTCTCCCAGCATCACGTACACCCTGTAGTCTTTTTTGTCCAACTTAGCAGCCAACGCCATGCCGTTGGCCGCAGACAATCCCTGCCCCAGGGAACCTGTGGTCATGTCCACACCAGGGGTGCTCTTCATGTCCGGATGACCCTGCAGTATGGATCCTACCTGCCTCAGCCTCATCAGCTCTTGTTTGGCAAAGTAACCCCTCTCGGCTAATACCGCGTATAGTGCCGGCGCTGCATGGCCCTTGGACAGCACAAACCTGTCTCTGTCCTCCCATTTGGGGTTGTTGGGATCTATCCTCATCACGTCAAAGTACAGTGTGACAAGAATGTCGGTAGCTGACAGCGACCCTCCGGGATGTCCGGATTTTGCCGCTGTCACAGCCTTTATTATGCTCTTCCTGACTTCTGTTGCGATGTGTGCCAGTCTCTCGTTATCCATGAATCTTACCTCCTACTTTATATCTTCAAATTGGCCTTCTTCCAGTCCTCTTTAAACCTCTGTATCCCCGCGTCTGTCAGAGGGTGTTTTATCATCTGCATTATGACTTTATACGGCACGGTGGCTATGTGGGCACCCAGTTTGGCGGCTTTAAGCACGTGTATGGGATGCCTTACGCTGGCCACGATTATCTCGGTGCTTATGTCGTAGTTTTTAAATATCTCGACTATATCCTGTATGAGCTGCATGCCCTCTGTGCTTATGTCGTCCAATCTTCCCACAAAGGGGCTTACGTACGTGGCTCCTGCCCTGGCTGCCAGCAGCGCCTGGTTGGCGCTAAATATGAGGGTCACATTGGTCTTTATCCCCTCTTTTGAAAGCACCTTAACGGCTTTAAGTCCTTCTGCTGTCATAGGGATCTTGATAACTATGTTGTTGTGAATTTTGGCCAGTTTTCGCGCCTCCTGTATCATGCCTTGGTGGTCATCGCTTATGACCTCTGCGCTTATAGGTCCGTCTACAATGGATGCGATCTCTTTTATTACTTCGATGAAATCCCTGCCCTCTTTGGCCACCAGCGATGGATTGGTGGTAACCCCTGCTATTACCCCTAAATCGTTGGCCTCTTTTATTTCCTCCACATTGGCCGTGTCAATAAAAAACTTCATACCCATCCCTCCCGTTTTTAATGTTTTAATACTGCTTCCAAAATCTTTTCAGTACTTAAACCTATATCCTCGGCTAATCTCAAAATAGTGTACCGCTGCCTCACTTCTTTAGCATTGAGCAAGGCATCGCCAAGCAACTGACGGTTTACGCCAATTTCATCCGGCATCTCCGGTGCGCTGATCTCCCGCAATATACCTCTTATATGAGCTCCAGAGGGGACATTTTCCTCTACCCATTTTTTCATACGCTCCCAGTTATCGCGTATTTTGTCCTGCCTTTGCCTTCTTTTTCCCTCATCAAGGTAAAAATTGTTCAAATCCCTTAAGACCTCATCGGCCATAGCACCGTAAGTGCTTTTTATTCTCAACTCATATTCTTCGCGGGTCTGAGATGCCCTATTCGACATCAACCTTTCTACCTCATCCGGCGCCAACGAAAAAATGTAATGATAAATCGCCGATACTATAGCGCTCATCACGCCAACCTTTGTCCCATGGAAATGCCGCTCTACTCCTGATGATATTTCCTTCATCTCTAAATAATGAGACAAGTGATGCTCCGCACCGGAGGCAGGGCGAGAATTGCCGAATTGCAGCATAGCAATACCCGACGTGACCAGCGCTTCCATCAACTCTTTTACCGCTTTTTTATCTCTATTCACAATACCCCTGGATGCCTTTACGCATTTTTCTATCGAAATTTTCACCAAACTTGCTATATCCTCCGAGTACGCTTCATCCGCCACAAGGCTGCTTATATACCAATCCGCCAAAGACGTGTATTTGCCCAGGATATCGCCAAAACCTGCCGTTACCATATCGTAAGGCGCCCGGGATATAATATCAACATCGCCAATGATAAAAACAGGGTACACAGCCGGATATGTTCTCTTAAAACCTTTAAAAATTAAAGGCGAAACAGACGATGCGTACCCGTCCATTGACGGTGCCGTAGCCACTATGCCATAGGGTCTATCTGTTTTAAAGCTTATAAACCGTACCAGGTCATTTATCGTCCCCGAGCCCACCGCCACCAAAAACTTCACATCTTTTTGCATTTTTATAAGGATTTCGCCTAAAGCGCCTTCATCAGGAACCAGCATACCGTCGCGTTCCAGAACGCACTCAGTTGCATCAAATCCCCCGTCTTTAAGCTGAGATATAACACAAGATCCCGCTGCTTTATATGTGTTATCATCGCATACAACCATAACCTTGGAATGCCCAACGCCTACTTTTTCCATTACATGCGCGATGCTTTTTACAGCACCATCTTCCACGAGAATTTCTTTTATAGGAATGGATTTATTCATGACTAAAAGATAAGCGCTAAAAAGCGCCCTAATTTCCCCCTCTCAATAGGCATTTTAAAGCTCAACTCTGGCTACCAATGGCTTTCTCAACCTGGATGCCCGCTGTGGAACTTCTCACTTTCAACTCAGGTTTTACACATATATTGATGGGTTCCTCAAAAGCTTTTCTGCCCATATCGATAAGCTTAAACAGGATCTTGGCCGCCTGCCTGCCCATCTCCTCTTTAGGGTGTATTATGCTGGTAAGCTTCACATCCGATAACACCGCATAATCAGAATCGTCAAATCCCACAATTGACACGTCATCAGGTATGCTTAAACCCAAATTCCTCAATGCCTCTATCACCCACATGGCTATCTGGTCGTTGTAGCAGACTATAGCCGTGGGCTTTTTACCTTCTCTCTCAAATAATTTGGTAACCATATACGACGGTTTTGTCCTCATCTCTTCGGTGGTATACCATATGATATTGTCCTCTTTAATCCTCACGCCGTACTCCCTCAGTGCCCTAACATACCCCTTATACCTGTTTAAACCCTGGTTGTCGTCGTTTTTAAAGACGCCCACAATATCGCGATGGCCCAGCTTTATAAGATGTTC
The genomic region above belongs to Caldanaerobius polysaccharolyticus DSM 13641 and contains:
- a CDS encoding ABC transporter permease, which encodes MREKMRLILPVLVLFIILAIDYFLPNTQGFTKPKEYPLFLLFLIVVYLFLMVFSFKIAKVKDELHRLSPLLCVAFSIMGIWDIVTSKYNLLPLPYFPGPEKVFGDLFSDWKLLLISALYSLRLLFIGYIIGVLLGFISGVLMGWSKKCYYWLGPLLKIIGPIPATAWIPISMALFPTSFMASVFIIVLAVWFPVTVMTSSGIANVPASYFEVAKTLGADEKYLIFNVAIPASLPTIFIGLFMGLGMAFLTLIVSEMLGVKAGLGWYINWAQGWAEYSKVYASLFVIALIFSTLITALFKLRDKILSWQRGLIRW
- a CDS encoding ABC transporter ATP-binding protein, with translation MVENYNTYEKGVLSEGEIKIVGVSKSFASPDGKRVIALNGIDLTIKPGEFVSIVGPSGCGKSTLLRLIAGLDTPNDGEIYLDGEKIKGPHYERGLVFQDPTLYPWLNVYQNVALGLKARKLFKNRKEEVQDYINLVGLQGFEKTYPHQLSGGMAQRTALARALVNHPKVLMLDEPFGALDAFTRVKMQDELMRIWNKRKTTMVLVTHDIEEAIYLSDRIVVMTPRPGSIKDVIIVDLKRPRARNNESFFRLKTRIIEIMNFIKED
- a CDS encoding ABC transporter substrate-binding protein; amino-acid sequence: MKKPVLILMALVLLLSVVIAGCSNKTAEVSSNKLAHVRIGHYGGTCDAPTYVAYEKGFFKKNGLDVELVKVDFNTLKDGIGTGKIDAVNASPGLFKPIEQGLNIKITNGIHTGCIQGVVPVNSPIKSIKDLKGKTIGVDAIGGVPMVLLSAELNKYGIDPKKDVTWKVYPDAQLQQAMEKGEIDAFVAWDPFGEQTIEAGKGRNIFGNNHNDQYCCFVGINGKVLKENPDIAKAITKSYAEADKWIEQHPDETAKLEADKKYVPGDVELNAKLLKSYEFISDKNRAKKSFKTLVTYIKQQKILDPTTDINTFVNNVFVDIK
- a CDS encoding transketolase family protein → MSEKIATRESYGKALVELGEINKDVVVLDADLSKSTKTAEFAKKYPDRFFNMGISEQDLIGTAAGLATCGKIPYASSFAIFATGRAFEQIRNSIAYPRLNVKIAATHAGITVGEDGATHQSVEDIAIMRSIPGMVVINPADDVEARAAVKAACEYKGPVYIRLGRMGVPVIYDDKSYRFEIGKGIELREGSDVTIVATGIMVAAALEAHEELKKKGVSARVIDIHTIKPIDQELIVKAAWETGAIVTAEEHSVIGGLGSAVCEVVSERVPVPVRRVGIKDVFGQSGKPDELLKLYHLTPEDIVEEALKALEIKKRG
- a CDS encoding DUF4351 domain-containing protein — encoded protein: MPQTYDLTLKSIFSDIADDIIVYLTGIGFKKLEELNIEFVKVERRDSDMVFKCDTDTGEIAVHIEFQSENDRTMPYRMLRYALEIMEKHKLKPYQMVLYIGKDKAKMDNEINYMIGDNKLDYRYRIIDIGEIRFSDIAETNYFDLYSVLPIVDRRKRAEAGEKYLKMCVDLIKDAPVDVDRKRSIAFRAELLSSIVYNREIIKKVFEEVEKMLNLEELSAYKMIMEKGVEKGKAEMVLKLLNKKFKELPKKYEELIKSADSEVLERITDDIFDIEKPEDLEKYFS
- a CDS encoding integrase core domain-containing protein; this encodes MADGYHILNLVSKGSICTRDYSIDTYALEIVGYKAGFIVTGREVVKTVLKSMITRGIRGNLTIRTDIGSQFKSKEFGEFCRDHGVLHERIPVRSPERNPNIERFFRTLKEEFVELHEFDGYGSFFRELDKLMIEYNWIKPRQSLGYMTPSKFF
- a CDS encoding transketolase family protein — translated: MSEKIATRESYGKALVELGEINKDVVVLDADLSKSTKTAEFAKKYPDRFFNMGISEQDLIGTAAGLATCGKIPYASSFAIFATGRAFEQIRNSIAYPRLNVKIAATHAGITVGEDGATHQSVEDIAIMRSIPGMVVINPADDVEARAAVKAACEYKGPVYIRLGRMGVPVIYDDKSYRFEIGKGIELREGSDVTIVATGIMVAAALEAHEELKKKGVSARVIDIHTIKPIDQELIVKAAWETGAIVTAEEHSVIGGLGSAVCEVVSERVPVPVRLVGIKDVFGRSGKPDELLKLYHLTPEDIVEEALKVLEIKKRG
- a CDS encoding transketolase yields the protein MDNERLAHIATEVRKSIIKAVTAAKSGHPGGSLSATDILVTLYFDVMRIDPNNPKWEDRDRFVLSKGHAAPALYAVLAERGYFAKQELMRLRQVGSILQGHPDMKSTPGVDMTTGSLGQGLSAANGMALAAKLDKKDYRVYVMLGDGEIQEGMVWEAAMSAAHYRLDNLTAFLDYNQLQIDGANDQVMAIKPVADKWKAFGWNVLEIDGHDYDQIKSAVEKAKATKGKPTMVIAHTVKGKGVSFMENQVGWHGSAPNEEQMKKALTELGD
- the fsa gene encoding fructose-6-phosphate aldolase gives rise to the protein MKFFIDTANVEEIKEANDLGVIAGVTTNPSLVAKEGRDFIEVIKEIASIVDGPISAEVISDDHQGMIQEARKLAKIHNNIVIKIPMTAEGLKAVKVLSKEGIKTNVTLIFSANQALLAARAGATYVSPFVGRLDDISTEGMQLIQDIVEIFKNYDISTEIIVASVRHPIHVLKAAKLGAHIATVPYKVIMQMIKHPLTDAGIQRFKEDWKKANLKI
- a CDS encoding sn-glycerol-1-phosphate dehydrogenase translates to MNKSIPIKEILVEDGAVKSIAHVMEKVGVGHSKVMVVCDDNTYKAAGSCVISQLKDGGFDATECVLERDGMLVPDEGALGEILIKMQKDVKFLVAVGSGTINDLVRFISFKTDRPYGIVATAPSMDGYASSVSPLIFKGFKRTYPAVYPVFIIGDVDIISRAPYDMVTAGFGDILGKYTSLADWYISSLVADEAYSEDIASLVKISIEKCVKASRGIVNRDKKAVKELMEALVTSGIAMLQFGNSRPASGAEHHLSHYLEMKEISSGVERHFHGTKVGVMSAIVSAIYHYIFSLAPDEVERLMSNRASQTREEYELRIKSTYGAMADEVLRDLNNFYLDEGKRRQRQDKIRDNWERMKKWVEENVPSGAHIRGILREISAPEMPDEIGVNRQLLGDALLNAKEVRQRYTILRLAEDIGLSTEKILEAVLKH